One region of Quercus lobata isolate SW786 chromosome 2, ValleyOak3.0 Primary Assembly, whole genome shotgun sequence genomic DNA includes:
- the LOC115975997 gene encoding PHD finger protein MALE MEIOCYTE DEATH 1, with product MSIPILEACKKRKRRPQLYGFHTFGDPGCPIDPKGAFRDNIRVFLQQCAELDDNNVQSMPAWCTLLVHETKSFIVPLYTIEEDVKYSPRPYCDHCRCAGWSNHFVSKRKYHLIIPVDNEWNKPLADNVIDLQTHLLHGLIHCNGFGHLVCINGIEGGSKYLCGREIMDLWDRICKNLRTRKITVEDVSKKRSMDLRLLYGVAYGHSWFGRWGYRFCRGSFGVAEHNYNKAIEILTSLELDKIIQDFSNTDQYKEIKQIIRHCRDMSETQLVTIRDLLRFMLTVKCSRAPLQLNSDTAALSSISRASSRITLRNKPFAKEKPQNYKRFSTAIANMDSRWPARRLEFAAEVIVDALKEKKAESFCHSGMTRQDLRDAARLHIGDTGLLDYVLKSMNNVIVGSHVVCRTVNPTTRILEYSIHELVHGVKVSEPEAENFPKPLPAPALVPGNDVYSDVVYLYKNVLLDYPGSHLVELATQAVLDSKHFVKEWPFIDEEEQLLTFVCRLMPSLCGIGTELKELPSGEIVVVPLHATVGELKLAVECALRDTYCITEGLEVMEIEDLEELEDNEVLFGVVESGVELHVRGSGIDIENRLSYQGGADNWMVRCECGAQDDDGERMVACDICEVWQHTRCCGIEDTETVPPLFVCSGCCVSLVPQKAESCCSFECSSDLLMPTETFGLELGY from the exons ATGTCAATCCCAATTCTTGAGGCCTGCAAGAAGAGGAAGCGAAGGCCGCAGCTTTATGGGTTTCACACGTTTGGAGACCCCGGTTGCCCCATCGATCCAAAAGGCGCTTTTCGTGACAATATCCGGGTGTTTCTTCAACAATGCGCTGAACTTGATGACAACAATGTCCAAAGCATGCCAGCTTGGTGTACTCTCCTTGTGCATGAGACCAAAAGCTTCATTGTCCCTCTGTACACCATTGAAGAGGATGTCAAGTACTCTCCAAGACCCTACTGTGATCACTGCAGATGCGCAG gttggAGTAATCATTTTGTATCGAAAAGAAAGTATCATTTGATAATCCCAGTAGATAATGAAtggaataagcctttggctgaTAATGTCATTGATCTTCAGACCCATCTATTGCATGGTTTGATTCACTGCAACGGGTTTGGTCATTTGGTCTGCATCAATGGAATTGAAGGGGGTTCTAAGTATCTATGTGGCAGAGAAATCATGGATTTGTGGGATCGGATTTGTAAAAATCTACGAACCCG GAAAATCACAGTTGAGGATGTGTCAAAGAAGAGGTCAATGGATCTTAGATTGCTCTATGGGGTTGCTTATGGACATTCTTGGTTTGGTAGATGGGGTTATAGATTTTGCCGTGGAAGCTTTGGAGTGGCAGAGCACAATTACAATAAAGCTATTGAAATTCTTACCTCATTGGAACTTGACAAAATCATCCAAGATTTTAGTAACACAGACCAATACAAAGAAATCAAGCAAATAATTCGTCATTGCAGAGATATGAGTGAAACCCAGCTGGTGACAATCAGAGATCTTCTAAGGTTTATGCTAACTGTCAAGTGCTCTCGTGCTCCTTTGCAATTAAACAGTGATACTGCTGCTCTATCTTCCATATCTAGAGCTTCAAGCAGAATTACTCTCCGAAACAAGCCTTTTGCAAAGGAAAAACCCCAGAATTATAAAAGGTTCTCGACTGCAATTGCTAATATGGATAGCAGATGGCCTGCAAGAAGACTAGAATTTGCAGCAGAAGTGATTGTAGATGCATTGAAAGAGAAGAAAGCAGAAAGCTTTTGTCATAGTGGAATGACCCGGCAAGATCTGAGAGATGCAGCACGGCTTCACATCGGTGACACAGGTTTGCTGGATTACGTACTAAAATCAATGAACAATGTAATTGTTGGTAGTCATGTTGTGTGTCGTACAGTCAACCCAACAACTCGGATTTTGGAATATTCAATCCATGAGCTTGTTCATGGAGTCAAGGTTTCTGAACCAGAGGCAGAAAATTTTCCAAAGCCCCTTCCAGCACCAGCTCTAGTGCCAGGGAATGATGTTTATAGTGATGTGGTTTATCTGTATAAAAATGTACTTTTGGATTATCCAGGATCGCATTTGGTGGAATTGGCAACTCAGGCAGTTCTAGACAGTAAACATTTTGTGAAGGAGTGGCCATTCATTGATGAAGAGGAGCAGTTATTGACATTTGTTTGCCGATTGATGCCAAGTTTGTGTGGTATAGGAACTGAATTGAAGGAGTTACCATCAGGAGAGATTGTAGTAGTTCCACTGCATGCAACAGTTGGAGAGTTAAAGCTAGCGGTGGAGTGTGCACTGAGGGACACTTACTGTATCACTGAAGGACTTGAGGTGATGGAAATAGAAGACCTGGAGGAGTTGGAGGATAATGAAGTGCTTTTTGGGGTAGTTGAGTCTGGTGTGGAACTACATGTGAGAGGGAGTGGTATAGACATCGAGAATCGATTGAGTTACCAAGGTGGGGCTGACAATTGGATGGTGAGGTGCGAATGTGGGGCTCAAGATGATGATGGAGAAAGGATGGTAGCATGTGACATTTGTGAGGTATGGCAGCACACTCGCTGCTGTGGCATTGAGGATACTGAGACTGTTCCACCGCTGTTTGTTTGCTCAGGGTGCTGTGTGTCACTTGTACCACAAAAAGCTGAATCTTGCTGTAGTTTCGAGTGTTCCAGTGATTTGCTGATGCCTACAGAGACTTTTGGACTGGAGCTCGGGTATTAA
- the LOC115967529 gene encoding F-box/FBD/LRR-repeat protein At5g53840-like: protein MDRPYELLASPTPTPTMSDESMFSNLPEHIIHHILSFLGMADIVRLSFTSKSCRESCVYISSLDFDALQYPTLRGFQDQLMNICERFLFLRNGRKLSRLCVHSQFIENRTECSRVVTMLNMAVGCDVEFLDLEFSQEEEWEMFSLPICIFHCGSLKSLTINMHCLNLKFPSALRFSNLQSLSLKSIWLVDECFGESVSCCKFLRELWLENVCGIENLTIENSNLERFSILYSYHPELCHLNISGQKLNEINVEWRFKSPLSKSVKISAPNLRYLKWVGYITGHNCLGSLMHLERVELFLQCRDLDTTQELPNIFRSVISTKDLHLHKHSIMNLHNYDPLPISSENVQCLSLSIQKFEDYLVPAMASLLRRFPKKNMSGFDKVYWQSQHLEFIHQLESVSIELLDGETELELAIYILEHATKLKKMVIFYSLSLPSGFISRIGKDRMSSSPVVVLKKI from the exons ATGGATCGCCCATATGAGTTGTTGGCCTCTCCAACTCCAACTCCAACGATGAGTGATGAATCTATGTTTAGCAATCTTCCAGAGCATATCATTCATCAcatcctttcttttcttggaATGGCAGACATTGTTCGGCTGAGCTTCACATCCAAAAGCTGTAGAGAATCATGTGTGTACATATCATCTTTAGATTTTGATGCCCTGCAATATCCTACACTAAGAGGTTTTCAAGACCAACTTATGAATATTTGCGAAAGGTTCCTGTTTTTGCGCAACGGGAGGAAGCTGTCTCGGCTTTGTGTACATTCCCAGTTCATTGAGAATCGTACGGAATGCTCTCGTGTTGTCACAATGTTGAATATGGCGGTTGGGTGTGACGTTGAGTTTCTTGACCTGGAATTCTCTCAAGAGGAAGAATGGGAAATGTTTAGTTTGCCAATTTGCATCTTTCATTGTGGATCCCTGAAGTCTCTTACAATCAATATGCATTGCCTCAACCTTAAATTTCCCTCTGCATTGAGGTTTAGCAATCTCCAATCCTTATCTTTAAAATCTATCTGGCTTGTCGATGAATGCTTTGGAGAATCAGTCTCATGTTGCAAGTTCCTTAGGGAATTATGGCTTGAAAATGTATGTGGTATAGAGAATTTAACAATAGAAAATTCCAACCTGGAACGTTTTTCAATATTGTACTCTTACCACCCGGAGCTCTGTCATCTTAATATCTCGGGTCAGAAGCTTAACGAAATAAATGTTGAATGGCGATTTAAATCTCCTCTTAGCAAGTCAGTGAAAATTTCTGCTCCAAACCTCAGATATCTTAAATGGGTTGGATATATAACAGGTCACAATTGTTTAGGGAGTTTGATGCATTTGGAACGTGTTGAACTCTTTCTACAATGTAGAGATCTTGATACAACTCAGGAGTTACCTAATATTTTTCGTAGTGTTATCAGCACCAAAGATCTACATCTACATAAGCACAGCATTATG AATCTTCATAATTATGACCCCTTGCCAATTTCATCGGAAAATGTACAATGCTTGTCTCTATCTATTCAAAAATTTGAGGATTACTTAGTCCCAGCAATGGCATCCCTTCTTAGAAGATTTCCTAAAAA GAAC ATGTCTGGGTTTGATAAAGTATATTGGCAATCTCAACATTTGGAGTTTATTCATCAACTTGAGTCGGTATCTATAGAGCTTCTCGATGGGGAGACTGAATTGGAGCTAGCAATATATATTCTCGAGCATGctacaaaattaaagaagatggTCATCTTTTACTCCCTTTCCTTGCCGTCTGGTTTTATTTCACGAATAGGTAAAGACAGGATGAGTTCATCTCCTgtagtagttttgaagaaaatataa